From Methanobacterium congolense, one genomic window encodes:
- a CDS encoding FecCD family ABC transporter permease produces the protein MGERLFKEKIRERVASHEVSAVFLMVVALIILFFLSFLFGRYPLSLSEVVLAVASKLGLVSFTLPPAVDTIIFQIRFPRIVAAMMIGAALSIAGACFQGLFQNPLVSPDKLGVSAGAGFGAALAILFSASVFMTQMFAFFWGLVAVGLTYFIARAFKGTSMLTLVLCGIAIASMFSALLSLIKYVADPYGQLQTIVFWLMGSLAAVNNQDLIIMGVPILIGTAILLMVRWRMNVISMGEEEAQTLGINIKRMQGLIIVCCTVVTASSISICGIIGWIGLVIPHITRMIVGPDHKVLLPASIVLGAFFLLLIDDVARTVALVEIPLGILTALIGAPFFIYLLIKSREVWS, from the coding sequence ATGGGTGAGAGATTGTTCAAAGAGAAAATCAGGGAAAGGGTAGCATCACATGAGGTATCTGCAGTATTTCTAATGGTAGTTGCCCTGATCATCCTGTTCTTCCTCTCATTTCTTTTTGGAAGATATCCCCTGTCTCTGAGTGAGGTTGTACTGGCAGTGGCTTCCAAGCTGGGCCTTGTAAGCTTCACACTGCCCCCTGCAGTGGACACCATCATCTTCCAGATAAGGTTTCCAAGGATAGTGGCTGCCATGATGATAGGAGCAGCCCTGTCCATTGCAGGTGCATGTTTTCAGGGACTCTTCCAGAACCCCCTGGTTTCCCCGGATAAGTTAGGTGTTTCAGCAGGTGCAGGCTTCGGTGCTGCCCTTGCAATACTATTTTCAGCCAGTGTGTTCATGACACAGATGTTCGCCTTCTTCTGGGGCCTTGTGGCTGTTGGATTAACCTACTTCATTGCAAGGGCATTTAAGGGCACCTCCATGCTGACGCTGGTGCTCTGCGGTATCGCAATAGCTTCAATGTTTTCTGCACTCCTGTCCCTAATCAAGTACGTTGCGGATCCCTATGGACAGCTGCAGACCATAGTTTTCTGGCTCATGGGAAGCCTTGCAGCTGTTAACAATCAGGATCTCATCATAATGGGTGTTCCAATATTGATAGGAACTGCAATCCTTTTAATGGTAAGGTGGAGGATGAACGTTATTTCAATGGGTGAGGAAGAGGCCCAAACCCTGGGAATAAATATAAAAAGAATGCAGGGACTTATAATTGTCTGCTGTACCGTGGTGACAGCATCGTCAATCAGCATATGTGGAATCATTGGATGGATCGGACTTGTGATACCCCACATAACCAGGATGATAGTGGGTCCTGATCACAAGGTACTTCTACCTGCAAGCATAGTTCTTGGAGCTTTCTTCCTCCTTCTCATAGATGATGTGGCCAGAACAGTGGCCCTGGTTGAAATTCCCCTGGGAATCTTAACAGCCCTCATAGGTGCACCCTTCTTCATTTACCTTCTTATTAAGAGCAGGGAGGTTTGGTCATGA
- a CDS encoding ABC transporter substrate-binding protein, with the protein MKSIKNPKVIVLIVIAVLAVIGVVVVATAYTGQGSNSGGQFTDMLGRSVDMPASVSKVYSLSATSTVLLYMLAPEKMVGWDSQRSESQNTYMSQEYSSLPVLGGGKKNANYESILSSNPDIVLVGHGGTVDDVNEIQEKFGEVPVLDVEGDNNLTDIVSAISFVGKVTGETGKADNLTAFYKNVLNQVNTTVSTIPENEKKKVYYAKDSTGLKTYAPGSPQTQLISICGGTNVVQAPVSKGGMGVSMELILQWNPDIIITSSSDFYNGVYSNAQWQNITAVKNKQVYLAPQSPFNWFEGPPGANTIIGIPWTAKVLYPDKFKDLDMNSLTKEFYSEFYHYNLTDGQVSSVLSSSGLNQA; encoded by the coding sequence ATGAAATCTATCAAAAATCCCAAGGTAATCGTATTAATAGTAATTGCAGTTTTAGCTGTTATCGGTGTGGTTGTAGTGGCCACGGCTTACACTGGACAGGGGTCCAATTCAGGAGGCCAGTTCACTGACATGTTGGGAAGGAGTGTTGACATGCCTGCATCGGTCAGCAAGGTCTACTCCCTCAGTGCCACATCCACAGTCCTGCTCTACATGCTGGCCCCTGAGAAGATGGTTGGCTGGGACTCCCAGAGATCCGAATCCCAGAACACTTACATGTCCCAGGAGTACAGCAGCCTTCCAGTTCTCGGAGGGGGTAAGAAGAATGCCAACTACGAATCCATACTCTCCTCAAACCCGGACATAGTACTGGTGGGTCATGGAGGCACTGTGGATGATGTCAACGAGATACAGGAGAAATTCGGTGAAGTTCCAGTTCTGGATGTTGAGGGTGACAACAACCTCACTGACATAGTCTCAGCCATCAGTTTCGTTGGTAAGGTTACTGGAGAAACAGGTAAAGCCGACAATCTCACAGCCTTCTACAAAAACGTCCTGAACCAGGTTAACACCACGGTGTCCACCATACCTGAGAATGAGAAGAAAAAGGTGTACTACGCAAAGGACTCCACAGGTCTTAAAACCTACGCCCCAGGTTCACCCCAGACCCAGCTCATAAGTATCTGCGGTGGAACCAACGTTGTACAGGCCCCTGTGTCCAAGGGTGGAATGGGAGTTTCAATGGAACTCATACTTCAGTGGAACCCCGACATTATCATCACAAGCAGTTCTGATTTCTACAATGGTGTATATTCAAACGCCCAGTGGCAGAACATAACCGCAGTTAAGAACAAGCAGGTTTACCTGGCACCACAGTCTCCATTCAACTGGTTTGAAGGACCACCAGGAGCCAACACAATCATAGGCATACCATGGACAGCCAAGGTACTCTACCCTGACAAGTTCAAGGACCTGGACATGAACAGTCTTACAAAGGAGTTCTACTCAGAATTCTACCACTACAACCTGACCGATGGACAGGTGTCCAGTGTACTGAGCTCCTCTGGATTGAATCAGGCTTAA
- a CDS encoding putative sulfate/molybdate transporter — translation MKFGDYRFNLQELAGATGDYGTLLPLAIGYIVVCGLDPTGFLVMMGIATIVTGLYFKLPMPIEPMKALAVFAIASRWEPSLIYASGIAMGIVWLFIGATGLMTWFARITPKSVVQGIQASLALLLAIEALKFIQDGWILAIVSMIIILAFRNNKYAPAAIILLIMGIVMMFFQGTLLYIGGPHLTLPHPVSFSVDQIWGSLVAVGFAQIPLTATNAVIATAILIKEYFPEKTVSEKKISLSIGFMNVTLPFFGGMPLCHGAGGLAGQYYFGARTGGANIMEGIIYIILGLFFAGSIVVLFKGFPGAIIGAMMIMVSVGLLKFAKDLKPQRSVLPLIITVLGSLLANMAVGFVAGMVSHYILDRIFPEKLDIKS, via the coding sequence ATGAAATTTGGAGATTACAGGTTCAATTTGCAGGAACTTGCAGGAGCCACAGGAGATTACGGAACTCTTCTTCCCTTAGCTATAGGTTACATCGTGGTTTGTGGCCTGGATCCCACAGGATTTCTGGTTATGATGGGTATCGCAACCATTGTAACAGGCCTTTATTTTAAACTCCCAATGCCTATTGAACCCATGAAAGCCCTGGCAGTTTTTGCAATAGCATCCAGATGGGAGCCCTCTTTGATATACGCCTCAGGAATTGCAATGGGAATTGTCTGGCTGTTCATCGGAGCAACGGGTTTAATGACGTGGTTTGCCAGGATAACTCCGAAATCAGTAGTTCAGGGTATTCAGGCTTCACTGGCACTGTTATTGGCAATCGAAGCCCTTAAGTTCATTCAAGATGGATGGATACTGGCCATCGTAAGTATGATCATAATTTTAGCTTTCCGAAACAACAAATACGCCCCAGCAGCCATTATCTTACTTATAATGGGGATTGTCATGATGTTCTTCCAGGGCACACTCCTTTACATTGGAGGTCCTCATTTAACCCTCCCCCATCCAGTTAGTTTTTCAGTTGATCAAATTTGGGGTTCTCTTGTTGCTGTTGGTTTTGCTCAAATACCGTTGACAGCTACAAATGCAGTGATAGCAACTGCCATTCTTATAAAGGAGTACTTCCCTGAAAAAACAGTTTCAGAGAAGAAGATTAGTCTGAGCATTGGTTTTATGAACGTAACCCTACCTTTTTTTGGAGGCATGCCCCTGTGTCATGGTGCAGGAGGTCTTGCAGGCCAATATTACTTTGGAGCAAGAACTGGTGGGGCAAATATCATGGAAGGAATTATTTACATCATTTTAGGGCTTTTCTTTGCAGGATCAATAGTTGTGCTTTTTAAAGGATTTCCAGGGGCAATAATTGGGGCCATGATGATCATGGTGAGTGTTGGATTGTTAAAATTTGCCAAAGACCTCAAACCTCAAAGATCTGTTTTACCCCTAATTATCACGGTTTTGGGTTCACTACTGGCAAATATGGCAGTGGGATTTGTTGCAGGGATGGTAAGCCATTACATCCTTGACAGAATATTCCCAGAAAAATTAGATATTAAATCTTAG
- a CDS encoding ABC transporter ATP-binding protein, whose translation MHMVELENIHKNYEDLHVLKDINIKFKKGASTALVGPTGSGKTVLLRLIDLLEKPSSGTVYFEGINANASPNLRLKIRRQIGMVFQKPLAFKASVYDNVAFGLKIRGDKKNIETRVKETLETIGLRGYEDRNALKLSGGETQRLALARAMITDPKLLLLDEPTANLDPISTKKMEELILKINDEFETTVIMTTHDLSQGQKLADKMVILNDGQILQSGTPDEVFRKPKNKFVADFVGIENVMGGEAEESRDGLVSIKTDTITLFTLTEKRGHVNISIRPDEITVSKEKVKISARNVIQGEVQEIIDTGSLIRLVINAGELFTVFITHESLTDLGITVGSSVWMYFKVSAVHVF comes from the coding sequence AATATACACAAAAATTACGAAGATCTCCATGTTCTCAAGGATATAAACATAAAATTTAAAAAAGGCGCCAGCACAGCACTCGTAGGACCAACTGGATCTGGAAAAACTGTTCTGCTCAGATTAATCGACCTGCTGGAAAAACCATCATCCGGAACAGTGTACTTTGAAGGGATCAACGCGAATGCATCCCCTAATTTGCGTTTAAAAATAAGAAGACAGATAGGAATGGTTTTTCAAAAGCCACTTGCCTTTAAGGCGAGTGTCTATGATAACGTGGCTTTCGGTTTAAAGATCCGGGGAGATAAAAAGAATATTGAAACCAGGGTGAAGGAAACCCTCGAAACCATCGGGCTCAGGGGTTACGAGGATAGAAATGCACTTAAATTATCCGGTGGCGAAACTCAAAGACTTGCACTTGCAAGAGCAATGATTACGGATCCTAAGCTGCTTTTACTTGATGAACCCACTGCAAACCTTGACCCCATATCCACGAAGAAGATGGAAGAGTTGATCCTGAAGATCAACGATGAGTTTGAAACCACAGTTATAATGACCACCCATGACCTTTCCCAGGGCCAGAAACTTGCAGATAAAATGGTTATACTGAACGATGGTCAAATTTTACAGTCTGGAACACCCGATGAGGTATTTAGAAAGCCAAAAAACAAATTTGTAGCAGACTTCGTTGGAATTGAAAATGTCATGGGTGGCGAAGCCGAAGAAAGCAGAGATGGATTGGTCAGCATAAAAACAGATACAATAACCCTATTCACGTTAACTGAAAAAAGGGGCCATGTGAACATCAGCATAAGGCCCGATGAAATCACTGTATCCAAAGAAAAAGTGAAGATCAGCGCAAGAAACGTTATCCAGGGAGAAGTTCAGGAGATAATTGACACGGGATCATTGATAAGGCTTGTAATAAATGCTGGCGAATTATTCACCGTGTTTATAACTCATGAATCCCTTACAGACCTTGGAATTACAGTAGGATCGTCTGTTTGGATGTACTTTAAAGTGTCTGCAGTGCATGTGTTCTAA
- a CDS encoding ABC transporter ATP-binding protein — translation MVMSDLLEMVDGTFSYNGRENIFEDINFSLKKGDVFCILGANGTGKTTMLKCLNGLMKLNSGSVLLNGRNIYSMDHSEIARNVGYIPQMHNSTFPFTVLDVVLMGRAPHLDIFSSPTEKDVKIAEDSMKSLNIFHMRDKPYTEISGGEQQLVFIARVLTQEPDVLLLDEPTSHLDFGNQIRTLNIIERLAKKGFSVVMSSHFPDHAFISANKVAIMKGKNFIDMGTPDEVITEENMERAYGIKVKIVDIDNRTACIPLKI, via the coding sequence TTGGTCATGAGCGATTTACTTGAAATGGTGGATGGGACCTTCTCCTACAATGGAAGGGAAAACATATTCGAGGACATCAACTTCTCCCTGAAGAAGGGGGATGTTTTCTGTATTTTAGGTGCCAATGGAACTGGTAAAACAACCATGCTCAAGTGTTTGAATGGACTCATGAAGCTGAACTCAGGCTCTGTACTTCTGAATGGACGTAACATTTACTCAATGGATCACTCTGAGATAGCCAGAAACGTAGGTTACATACCCCAGATGCACAACTCCACATTTCCCTTCACTGTTCTGGATGTGGTTCTCATGGGAAGGGCACCCCACCTTGACATCTTCTCCTCACCAACTGAGAAGGATGTGAAGATAGCTGAGGATTCCATGAAGTCCCTGAACATCTTTCACATGAGGGACAAACCCTACACAGAGATCAGTGGCGGTGAGCAGCAGCTTGTCTTCATTGCAAGGGTTCTGACCCAGGAACCGGATGTTCTTCTTCTGGATGAACCCACCTCCCACCTTGACTTTGGTAACCAGATAAGAACACTCAACATAATAGAAAGATTGGCTAAGAAGGGCTTTTCCGTTGTGATGTCCTCCCACTTCCCTGATCATGCCTTCATATCCGCCAACAAGGTGGCGATAATGAAGGGAAAGAATTTCATTGACATGGGCACTCCAGATGAGGTGATAACAGAAGAGAACATGGAAAGGGCCTACGGTATCAAGGTGAAGATTGTGGATATAGACAATAGAACTGCTTGTATTCCTTTAAAGATATAG